A genomic segment from Methanoplanus limicola DSM 2279 encodes:
- a CDS encoding cob(I)yrinic acid a,c-diamide adenosyltransferase, with translation MKKGYIHINTGDGKGKTTAALGLSVRTLISGGKVFFGQFIKKGNTAELSVPDYFENFTIEQFGEGLLLGRVPDDNDIRSAEEGLKKVAGILRSGEYDLVVMDEVNVAISKGLIKTEDVLSAINNRAEHVEVIMTGRYAPAELIERADLVTEMRKVKHYYDKGVKGREGIEY, from the coding sequence ATGAAGAAAGGATATATACACATTAATACAGGGGATGGAAAGGGAAAGACGACAGCGGCTCTTGGGCTTTCTGTCAGAACCTTAATTTCCGGGGGAAAAGTCTTCTTCGGCCAGTTTATCAAGAAGGGAAATACTGCTGAACTCTCAGTTCCTGACTATTTTGAGAATTTCACCATTGAGCAGTTTGGCGAAGGGCTTTTACTTGGCAGGGTTCCGGATGATAACGACATCCGTTCTGCTGAGGAGGGACTGAAGAAGGTTGCCGGAATTTTAAGGTCGGGGGAGTATGACCTCGTTGTCATGGACGAGGTCAATGTTGCGATATCAAAGGGCCTGATTAAGACCGAAGACGTCCTCTCTGCCATTAATAATAGGGCGGAGCATGTTGAGGTTATAATGACGGGGCGTTATGCACCGGCAGAGCTTATTGAAAGGGCGGATCTTGTAACCGAGATGAGGAAGGTGAAGCATTACTACGATAAGGGTGTTAAGGGCAGAGAGGGGATTGAATACTGA
- a CDS encoding recombinase family protein, whose amino-acid sequence MPEKVCIYARVSTDDQNLDNQIIKLKEYAQVKDFDIVQVYTDKASGKNTNRTGFQQMLKDLEKNPLEIRAVMIYKLDRIGRSLSDLIKIAQWLADHNIGLVSVTDNIDTTTPSGRLFYHIIGSIAEYEREIIIERTKAGLDRARAEGKRVGRPEADISTADIKRLQAEGVPISKIAKRYGVSRTTIYNKLNEN is encoded by the coding sequence ATGCCGGAAAAAGTGTGCATATATGCCAGAGTCAGCACTGATGATCAAAACTTGGATAACCAGATCATCAAATTAAAGGAGTACGCCCAGGTAAAGGACTTTGATATTGTTCAGGTTTACACTGACAAAGCATCAGGGAAGAACACAAACAGAACAGGCTTTCAGCAGATGCTTAAAGACCTTGAAAAGAATCCTTTAGAGATCCGGGCTGTGATGATCTATAAACTTGACAGGATAGGAAGATCATTATCTGACTTAATCAAAATTGCTCAATGGTTAGCTGATCATAATATTGGTCTCGTATCTGTCACAGATAACATTGATACAACAACCCCGTCCGGAAGATTATTCTATCATATTATAGGTAGTATTGCAGAGTACGAAAGAGAAATTATCATCGAACGTACAAAAGCCGGATTAGACCGGGCAAGAGCGGAGGGAAAGAGGGTAGGAAGACCTGAAGCGGATATTTCTACTGCTGACATTAAGAGGCTTCAGGCTGAAGGGGTACCAATATCTAAGATCGCAAAAAGATATGGAGTTTCCCGGACAACTATCTACAACAAATTAAATGAAAACTGA
- the mmp10 gene encoding methyl coenzyme M reductase-arginine methyltransferase Mmp10 (Mmp10 (methanogenesis marker protein 10) is a cobalamin-requiring radical SAM methyltransferase that creates the methylarginine modification to methyl coenzyme M reductase.): MAHLTVDIGGRPGIDCQGFCSYCYFKKLKKEENPEPFGCKYCLPFSKGCEYCTDGVRERYEDFKPLKEVADDVLANLQMTDGELDKITISGGGDPSCYPEFKDLMEILGSMEAPLHIGYTSGKGFDDPDLADFMIECGLTEISFTIFASDPKLRAEYMGDKNPEASLAVLKRLCEKIDVYAAAVIIPGINDGEVLEETCRWLDEAGAKGLIIMRFANRRDQGLILGNAPVMDDVFFLHTVREFAEIVEGLNSRYKMKISGTPMYDPTIGSPFAILNEPGLLEKLPRVTGKASVISGSIAAHPIQKILDACGNDTWVVPAQKEIACLLTSDDLRKIDKSRLEKTVIIPGRSFIFEADAVEILSEDGISRTVVRGPDTLTADAETSMGMTKNEVLEMEMEGFADLIRLINMYGK; the protein is encoded by the coding sequence ATGGCGCACCTGACCGTGGACATAGGAGGAAGACCCGGCATAGACTGCCAGGGCTTTTGCAGTTACTGCTACTTTAAAAAATTAAAAAAGGAAGAGAATCCCGAACCTTTCGGGTGCAAATACTGCCTTCCCTTCTCAAAAGGCTGTGAATACTGCACAGACGGAGTGAGGGAAAGATATGAAGACTTCAAACCCTTAAAAGAAGTTGCAGACGATGTCCTTGCAAACCTCCAGATGACGGACGGGGAGCTTGATAAAATAACAATAAGCGGCGGCGGAGATCCGTCCTGCTATCCGGAATTTAAAGACTTAATGGAGATCCTCGGTTCAATGGAGGCCCCCCTTCATATAGGCTACACCAGCGGAAAAGGCTTTGACGACCCTGACCTCGCCGACTTCATGATAGAATGCGGCCTTACAGAGATTTCATTCACAATATTTGCATCTGACCCAAAACTCCGGGCAGAATACATGGGCGATAAAAACCCCGAAGCCTCACTTGCAGTCCTAAAGCGCCTCTGTGAAAAGATAGACGTCTATGCAGCAGCAGTCATAATTCCGGGCATAAACGATGGCGAAGTCCTCGAAGAGACCTGCCGGTGGCTTGACGAAGCCGGCGCAAAGGGTTTAATCATAATGCGCTTTGCGAACCGGAGAGATCAGGGCTTAATCCTTGGCAATGCACCTGTAATGGACGATGTCTTCTTCCTGCACACAGTGAGGGAATTTGCAGAGATAGTCGAAGGTTTAAACAGCAGATATAAGATGAAGATAAGCGGCACACCGATGTATGACCCAACAATCGGATCACCATTCGCCATCCTCAACGAACCCGGACTCCTCGAAAAACTCCCCCGTGTAACCGGAAAGGCAAGTGTCATAAGTGGAAGCATAGCCGCACACCCGATACAGAAGATCCTTGACGCATGCGGAAACGACACATGGGTTGTTCCGGCACAAAAGGAGATCGCCTGCCTGCTTACATCAGACGACCTCAGAAAAATAGATAAATCCCGCCTTGAAAAAACGGTTATAATCCCCGGAAGGTCATTCATATTTGAAGCGGATGCTGTGGAGATTCTCTCAGAAGACGGCATTTCAAGAACAGTTGTCAGAGGGCCTGACACCCTCACAGCCGATGCCGAGACAAGCATGGGCATGACAAAAAATGAGGTCCTTGAGATGGAGATGGAAGGTTTTGCAGACTTAATCCGTCTTATTAATATGTACGGGAAATAA
- a CDS encoding tyrosine-type recombinase/integrase, giving the protein MSDIHPGVKTYNHERTLKNALDSNLITNKDSNLILEYVRERKITYDLSPTRINKITTHLTLWRRFLKAEYKQAAIFDIYEAIEGLKNGKNTRGKDFAQNTIHDYITVLKPFLLWLIENEYSDIPEKKVKKIKSPPVDTETTKPEELLTQEEIYNLIQGARNTRDKALIAVLYESGCRIGELGRLTWRDAIFDEYGVKLYSDDHKGKQTRYSRLTFSTEYLANWKENTPLKNPDDNIFIAYQSNAPLNYSGFLRAIQRAAKASGVTKATKTHLFRKSRITHMITQNYQESIIKKTMWGNLNTNMFQTYVRLSEDDIDNEFLKHAGIVRDDEQEKDLLLPITCSQCHTVNAPDSMFCYKCGNPLNEEAEEILNRNINNYINDIESDPEFEPLDQEYKKFESSAREKLNK; this is encoded by the coding sequence ATGTCTGATATTCACCCCGGAGTTAAGACTTACAATCATGAAAGAACTTTAAAAAATGCTTTAGATTCTAATTTAATTACTAATAAAGATTCCAATCTGATTTTAGAATATGTACGGGAAAGAAAAATAACATATGATCTAAGCCCGACCAGAATTAATAAAATTACAACTCACCTGACCTTATGGAGACGTTTTTTAAAGGCTGAATATAAACAGGCAGCCATCTTTGATATTTATGAAGCAATTGAAGGTTTAAAGAATGGCAAAAATACCAGAGGCAAAGATTTTGCACAGAATACCATTCATGATTATATCACAGTTTTAAAGCCTTTTTTACTATGGCTTATAGAGAATGAATATTCGGATATTCCGGAGAAGAAGGTTAAAAAAATAAAATCTCCCCCTGTAGATACTGAAACCACAAAGCCGGAAGAGCTCCTAACACAGGAAGAAATATACAACCTTATTCAAGGAGCAAGGAACACCCGTGATAAAGCATTGATTGCCGTATTGTATGAAAGTGGTTGTCGGATAGGTGAATTAGGGCGGCTTACATGGAGAGATGCTATTTTTGATGAATACGGAGTAAAACTTTATTCGGATGATCATAAAGGTAAACAAACCAGATACAGCCGTCTGACCTTCTCAACTGAATATCTGGCCAACTGGAAGGAAAATACCCCGCTAAAAAATCCTGATGATAATATTTTCATTGCTTATCAGTCTAATGCACCTCTAAATTATTCCGGATTCCTCCGGGCAATACAAAGAGCTGCTAAAGCCTCCGGAGTAACCAAAGCGACAAAAACCCACCTGTTCAGAAAGAGCCGGATAACTCATATGATTACTCAGAACTATCAGGAGTCAATCATAAAAAAAACAATGTGGGGAAATCTGAATACAAATATGTTTCAGACCTATGTCAGGTTGTCAGAGGATGATATCGATAACGAATTCCTGAAGCATGCCGGAATTGTCCGGGATGATGAACAGGAAAAAGATCTATTACTACCTATAACCTGCAGCCAATGTCATACTGTTAACGCTCCGGATTCTATGTTCTGCTATAAGTGTGGGAATCCTCTTAATGAAGAAGCTGAAGAGATCCTTAATAGGAATATCAATAACTACATCAATGATATTGAATCTGATCCGGAATTTGAACCACTGGATCAAGAATATAAAAAATTTGAAAGTTCAGCCAGGGAGAAGCTGAACAAATAA
- a CDS encoding ribbon-helix-helix domain-containing protein, whose protein sequence is MSRKIDVEPSFKASLRIPYRILDRIDELAKVHNRDRTGEINNALQEYIERNKVNIDIDNLLDELEDDPKFTELNNRYLALKEKFNKELDKAFLEVMKGD, encoded by the coding sequence ATGTCAAGAAAAATCGATGTTGAACCCTCATTTAAAGCAAGTTTAAGGATTCCCTATAGGATTCTTGATAGAATTGATGAACTAGCAAAGGTTCACAACAGAGATAGAACCGGGGAAATTAACAATGCGCTTCAGGAATACATTGAGAGAAACAAGGTTAACATAGATATTGATAATCTCCTTGATGAATTAGAGGATGATCCAAAGTTTACAGAACTTAATAATAGATACCTGGCATTGAAAGAGAAATTCAATAAAGAACTGGATAAGGCATTTTTGGAAGTTATGAAAGGGGATTAA
- a CDS encoding CopG family ribbon-helix-helix protein yields the protein MSHATEDQEVIIKPMTRISVRLPDEILEKLNRLAEMRKTNRSEEIRKAIQQA from the coding sequence ATGTCACACGCGACCGAAGATCAGGAGGTCATCATTAAACCCATGACCAGAATATCAGTCCGGCTGCCCGATGAAATCCTCGAAAAACTAAATAGGCTTGCTGAGATGAGAAAAACAAACCGCTCTGAAGAGATCCGGAAAGCCATACAACAGGCGTAA
- a CDS encoding winged helix-turn-helix domain-containing protein, with amino-acid sequence MDKQLSLNEVQAINWVNTLNRKQQKIINLLSTGEMTQSQIAKRIGVTRQYVNQLVKKLEKYNLISKSDKTPSGYNIWYKITGHLKKQIEKKTPDAKVTACRVHNVRLKYSYEISGNLSKDRRTKYLSSWQMRGGDRHKYCLTSRSGLNITIDVHPKTIVAYPDANSQVYAESIEEAETIIKTSIHEAVLSFLQKQRSFGTDIEIDTPQHTGKQITNTHYGFEFSKNAPIAQPQTILEGFFIDGSPEANGKPGMWEVETLDPARATAMDRGLERILQLGNSDPYLNNISAVLQPIYNQLTEIKENQTTDSSLINHLTNLSKIVGAILKKQTELEARFLTLSVPDSNFDRLYKFT; translated from the coding sequence ATGGACAAACAACTATCGCTTAACGAAGTTCAGGCTATCAACTGGGTTAACACCCTAAACCGGAAGCAGCAGAAGATAATCAATCTTCTCAGCACCGGGGAGATGACACAGTCACAGATAGCCAAGCGAATAGGAGTTACCCGACAGTATGTTAACCAGCTTGTAAAGAAACTTGAAAAATACAACCTGATCAGTAAATCCGATAAAACCCCGTCAGGATATAACATCTGGTATAAAATAACCGGACACCTGAAAAAGCAGATCGAAAAGAAAACCCCGGATGCAAAGGTTACGGCCTGCCGGGTTCACAATGTCCGGCTAAAATATTCCTATGAAATATCCGGCAATCTCAGCAAAGACAGAAGAACAAAATATCTATCCTCTTGGCAGATGAGGGGAGGCGACAGGCACAAATATTGTTTAACAAGCCGGTCAGGACTAAACATAACAATAGACGTGCACCCCAAAACGATTGTTGCCTATCCTGATGCCAACAGCCAGGTATATGCAGAAAGCATTGAAGAAGCAGAAACCATAATTAAAACCTCCATTCACGAAGCTGTTTTGTCATTCCTCCAAAAACAAAGAAGCTTCGGCACCGATATAGAGATCGACACCCCGCAACACACAGGGAAACAGATTACAAATACCCATTACGGATTTGAATTTTCCAAAAATGCCCCCATAGCGCAACCCCAAACCATTTTGGAAGGATTCTTCATAGACGGCAGTCCGGAAGCCAACGGTAAGCCGGGTATGTGGGAAGTTGAAACCCTCGACCCTGCCAGGGCTACGGCAATGGATCGCGGTCTTGAAAGAATCCTTCAGCTTGGAAATTCTGATCCATACCTCAATAATATCTCGGCAGTCCTCCAACCCATTTATAACCAACTGACTGAGATTAAAGAAAACCAGACGACAGACAGCAGTCTGATAAACCACCTAACAAACCTTTCAAAAATTGTAGGCGCAATACTGAAAAAACAAACAGAACTTGAAGCCCGCTTCCTTACTCTTTCTGTACCTGACTCTAATTTTGACCGGCTTTATAAATTTACTTAG
- a CDS encoding Glu/Leu/Phe/Val family dehydrogenase: MDEDHDIFSAEENLYDSVRKNICTCAVDMELTADIEELLKKPMREIHVSIPVRMDNGTIKTFQGFRVQYNNARGPTKGGIRYHPDENADTIRGLAAIMAMKCALNELPLGGAKGGIVCNPKKMSDGETERMSRAYIQALGPFIGPDIDIPAPDVYTDSRIMGWMADEYCKCRGSSHFEVITGKPLSLGGSEGRSTSTARGGWFTVREAAKEMGLELHEVSGHLNENNSGRKKPSVAVQGFGNVGYNAALIGKESYDCRIVALSDSRGGIYNEEGFDPRSVMKYKKENKTLTGYPGSESITNKELLELDVDIMIPAALEHVITDENAGNVKAKIVAEFANGPVTTGGEEILLGKNIHIIPDILCNGGGVIVSYYEMVQNLNMDHWDEDYVNKRLDGKMTRTYNKVLASSKLHSISMRKASYTMALNKLVESMAARGWI, encoded by the coding sequence ATGGATGAAGATCATGATATATTCAGTGCTGAGGAGAACCTCTACGATTCGGTCAGGAAAAACATATGCACCTGTGCTGTCGATATGGAGCTTACCGCTGACATTGAGGAACTTTTAAAAAAGCCCATGAGAGAGATCCATGTCTCAATCCCGGTGAGGATGGACAACGGCACAATAAAGACCTTTCAGGGTTTCAGAGTCCAGTACAACAATGCAAGAGGGCCGACAAAAGGCGGGATCAGGTACCACCCGGACGAGAACGCGGATACAATCAGGGGTCTTGCAGCAATTATGGCGATGAAATGCGCCCTGAACGAACTGCCGCTCGGCGGGGCGAAGGGAGGCATCGTATGCAACCCGAAGAAGATGTCAGACGGAGAAACCGAGCGGATGTCAAGGGCATATATACAGGCACTCGGCCCGTTTATCGGGCCTGATATTGATATTCCGGCACCGGATGTGTACACAGACAGCAGGATTATGGGCTGGATGGCCGATGAATACTGCAAATGCAGGGGCAGCAGCCATTTTGAGGTCATCACCGGAAAACCGCTCTCACTTGGCGGTTCTGAAGGAAGAAGCACATCTACGGCGAGGGGTGGATGGTTTACGGTACGTGAGGCTGCAAAGGAGATGGGGCTTGAGCTGCACGAGGTCTCCGGACATTTAAATGAGAATAATTCCGGGAGGAAAAAACCATCAGTCGCAGTGCAGGGTTTTGGCAATGTCGGCTATAATGCGGCACTGATTGGGAAGGAGAGCTATGACTGCCGGATTGTTGCCCTGAGTGACAGCAGAGGCGGGATTTATAATGAAGAGGGTTTTGATCCCCGGTCAGTTATGAAATATAAGAAGGAGAATAAGACGCTTACCGGTTATCCCGGCTCTGAGAGTATCACAAATAAAGAACTGCTCGAACTTGATGTTGATATCATGATTCCGGCCGCCCTTGAACATGTAATAACGGATGAGAACGCCGGTAATGTTAAGGCAAAGATTGTCGCAGAGTTCGCCAACGGCCCTGTGACAACCGGAGGCGAGGAGATATTGCTTGGGAAAAATATCCATATCATCCCGGATATTCTCTGTAATGGCGGCGGAGTGATCGTCTCCTATTACGAGATGGTTCAGAACCTCAATATGGACCACTGGGATGAGGATTATGTAAATAAAAGGCTTGACGGCAAGATGACCAGGACGTATAATAAGGTTTTAGCGTCCTCAAAACTGCATTCGATCTCTATGAGAAAGGCGTCCTATACGATGGCACTCAATAAGCTTGTTGAGTCTATGGCTGCAAGGGGCTGGATCTAA
- a CDS encoding DUF3467 domain-containing protein — translation MEKREIAVNIPQDLDPVYSNRIQVAFKDDEFTFVFMHEIPGTNQARAKSIVSISPKHAKNFSEVLANTVKGYEDKFGEIAAPKGGSDKREFDDKNVTIKGYS, via the coding sequence ATGGAGAAGAGAGAGATAGCAGTAAATATTCCTCAGGATCTTGATCCTGTATATTCAAACCGGATTCAGGTTGCCTTTAAGGATGATGAGTTCACTTTTGTATTTATGCACGAAATTCCGGGCACAAACCAGGCGCGTGCAAAGTCGATTGTCTCTATAAGTCCAAAGCATGCAAAGAACTTCTCTGAGGTGCTGGCAAATACCGTTAAGGGCTATGAGGATAAATTCGGCGAGATTGCAGCGCCTAAGGGCGGCAGTGATAAGAGAGAGTTTGACGATAAGAACGTCACAATAAAAGGATATTCCTGA